gccatgaaTCCAAAAACATGCTACAGTGTTCTTCCTCATTTGATCCTGACCTCTGTCCTTTTACTTTTAGATTCTGGAGGAGTGAGACCCCCAGTACTTCCACCGGGAGGACGTTCAACCACCGCAAAACCTTTTGGAAGCGGCCCTCCAACACCTTCCAGATTTCCTGGACCATCTTCTCCTTCTCCCAGGAACAATGATCCACCCAGAAGCAGAATGACACCACCAAGACCAGACAATGCTGGTGGTCCGCCACCTGTACCCAGCACGCCTCGCCCCTCCACTGGTGGTTTGCAGCCTCGTGGTCCCCCACCAGTGCCAGGGGGAGGCAGGGCACAATCGCAAGGCGCTGGACCACCTCCACCATCTCTTCCAAATAGGAATCCAGGACCACCATTGCCAGGAAGTTCCCCATTTAATAGGCAACCTTCCTTCAGCAGTGTCGCAGCTCCCAGCTCAAACAGACCACCTTTGCCTCCAGCACCCAGCCGGCCCACAGAAGACAGACCCCCACCTCTACCAGCTGGAGGAAGACCTTCATTAACAAGGGACAGCCCGCTGCCCCCTCCACCACCAGCATCAATAAACAGCAGGCCTCAGGTCCCATCTGCACCAAGACCTTCTATGTCTTCTGCTGCCCCCCCACCGCCTCCACCATGGAGATCCACTCCGCCAGCACCACCCCCAAACAACCCTTGTGCTGATGAAGAAATCCCGAGACTCCCACAGAGGAGTCAGTCCTTAAACAACCATGCTCCTACACCCCCCCCATTGTCTGGACGTTCTGGTCCTTTacctcctccaccaccactcAACGAGAGGCCTCCACCGCCCGCCAGAGAGCTGCCAGGCAAATCAGGTAAAAGAATATTTATATTCTGGAGCATCGCTTACTTCTTCATCTGGCGAGCTCTTCTGTTTATAGCAATGTAAATGACAAGGTTCAAAAACTGCAGCCAGGCAACATTACAGTCTGTGCCATACACAAGTCCTCACACAGCAGTTTtcttatatatttacaaaaaactgAGGGCAAAACTATTCAAATGAGAAATCAAAGTcaagtgtggaagaataattaaGAGAGAAAACACGTAAACACATACAGGTAGACACTCCAGGAACAGGGTGACCTCTCACTGGGGCAAAGTACAAGCAAAGCCAGTCTGACGAGAATTAGTTACCATGTAAATCACCTTGTCAGGGAGCATGTGGTGGAGGGCGTTAGGTCCCCCTGCAAGGCTGAAGTCCAGCTCTCTACCATAttgtgtctgtgattctctgtggggaacaaaaaaatgtttgttagtaatttacccttaacacgttTCTGGTGCCctttgttcttgttgaactcattttaagataacagggtgaatccactgtactaatactttatattttaaaaattatgttgcCACTTCATCTCTAGTTAATTAAATTGAAAGTTGCAGTTCCTTTACTCTTTCCTTATAGTTCATACCccacagtcctggaatcagcctagtcgctcttctctggaccttctctagtgttgttatgtcctttttgtagcctggagacccaaactgcacccaggactccagatgaggcctcaccagtgtgttataaagcttgagcagaacctcctgtgacttgtactccacacatcaaggcgctatataacctgacattctgttatccttcttaatggcttctgaacaccttCTGGTAGTTGATCTttttgagtccactacaactcttaaatccttctcatgaggtgcagaattgtgcagaatttacccttaactagtttccagctgtgtcaccgtgttcttgatgaactcattttaaagtcaccatctcgatccactggactaattcccttcctaattttaaatacttcagtcaggtctcctcttcatcttcttttgtttaaactctaaaggctcagctcttttaatctttcctcataactcatcccctgtagccctgaatcagcctagtcgctcttctctggaccttttcttgtgctgttatgtcctttttgtagcctggagaccaaaactgcacacaggactccagatgaggcctcaccagtgtgttataaagcttgagcagaacctcttgtgacatgtactccacacatcaaggcgctatataacctgaagttctgttaaccttcttaatggcttctgaacactgtctggccgTTGAtcgtgttgagtccactacgactactaaatccttctcataaggggtactctcagttttcagacctcctattgtgtactCAGACCTAAAAAGACCTAAACTTAATGCAAGCGTTAGGCTcagcttttaatctttcctcctaactcatcctctgtagctctgaatcagcctagtcgctcttctctggaccttttcttgtgctgttatgtcctttttatagcctggagaccaaaactgcacactggactccagatgaggcctcactagtgtgttataaagcttgagcagaacctcctgtgacttgtactccacacatcaaggtgctatataacctgacattctgttagccttcttaacctccttagcgttagaacCAAGCATCACTTGGACAACAGTATAGATGCGGCTGGCGTAAGCATTAGACCCGAGGATTAGTTGGGctataaaagtgccaacagcgttagtgccAAGCATTGCACTGGAAATGATCTAGGTGTGTCTTGTGTAAGTGACAGGCTCGAGTGTTACCTGGGAAACGGTGCACACACGTCTTCtggcctcataatggcgtctcgtaaaaaactttttttagcagcccaggtgttgcactcTCTTgacagtgatgacgaagtgactcagcgggttggataatggatggatggattaaaaataaaaaaattgagaaagcacatgtacataagtattcacagcctttgccatgaagctcgaaattgagttcaggtacatcctgtttcccctgatcatccttgagatgtttctgcagcttaattggagtccaccttgtggtaaattcagttgactggacatgatttggaaaggcacacacctgtctatataaggtcccacagctgacagttcatgtcagagcacaaaccaagcaagaagtcaaaggaattgtctgtagacctccgagacaggattgtctcgaggcacaaatctggggaaggttacagaaaaatttctgctgctttgaaggtcccaatgagcacagtggcctccatcatccgtaagggaagaagttcgaaaccaccaggactcttcctagagctggctggccatctaaactgagcaatctgaggagaagggccttagtcagggaggtgaccaagaacccgatggtcactctgtcagagctccagaggtcctctgtggagagaggagaaccttccagaaggacaaccatctctgcagcaattcaccaatcaggcctgtatggtagagtggccagacggaagccactccttagtaaaaggcacatggcagcccgcctggagtttgccaaaaggcaactgaaggactctcagaccatgagaaagaaaattctctggtctgatgagaccattctttggtgtgaatgccaggtgtcacgtttggaggaaaccaggcaccgctcatcaccaggccaataccatccttacagtgaagcatggtggtggcagcatcatgctgtgcggatgtttttcagcggcaggaactgggagactagtcaggataaagggaaagatgactgcagaaatgtacagagacatcctggaagaaaacctgctccagagcgctcttgacctcagactggggcgacggttcatctttcagcaggacaacgaccctaagcacacagccaagttatcaaaggagtggcttcaggacaactctgtgaatgtccttgagtggcccagccagagcccagacttgaatccgattgaacatctctggagagatcttaaaatggctgtgcaccgacgcttccattccaacctgatggagcttgagaggtgctgcaaagaggaatgggcgaaactggccaaggataggtgtgccaagcttgtggcatcatattcaacaagacttgaggctgtaattgctgccaaaggggcatcaacaaagtattgagcaaaggctgtgaatacttatggacatgggatttctcagtttttttatttttaataaatttgcaaaaacctcaagtaaactttttttacattgtcattatggggtgttgtgtgtagaattctgaggaaaaaaatgaatttaatcctttttggaataaggctgtaacataacaaaaggtggaaaaagggatgcgctgtgaaaacgtgacataaaatcgctgcacttttaggcttaggattttatatatagagtagataaaaAAAGGAGCAGCAATAGAACCAACCCCTGAGCGTCACCACTTTTAACATTTCCTAATTCTGATAGGGTCCTTGCACCAATGACAGGTTGTTTCCTTGTGTATTGAAAAATTTTGTACCAACCTGCACACTAATGAATTCCCTGTTCTTTCAGTTTAATGCCCAGCCTCTTACcttctgaaaattaaaataaataatattatatgcacctctctgatcagatctttttgtttcttccagtctgttagtaaaacacgaccacCTCATCTGAGCCCACACTGAGTATTTGCTAAAACTCCTGTTACAGACACATGCTGCTCTTGCCCTTTCTTAATGattactttcattcatttttctgtgacacacattaagcttactgggctATAGATATTGTACCTGGATTTTCCaatcactctttttatataaagaGATGCTAGTTAGGAATTTTCCCAGTGTGCATTTCAAAAAAtgtgcatcaagggtttatatctgcactTACTAACCTCTTTAAGCACGAGAGGATATCCAAactaacctatatatatatatatatatatatatatatatatatatatatatatatatatatatatataaaagtcaatgtgtgtatgtatgtatgttccagcatcacttccacttccatcactggagcgattttcatgaaatttggtacacatgtttctcaatggtcgactaaaaatgaaatcagccctaacccacccccttcttgGTAGGGTGAGGTGTGATCTTACGGTCTTGTGTGCAcgttatcattcagttgacacccggaacgaccaccagagggcgaactggaggtgactgccagcattctttgtacagtggaacctcagttcacgactaTAATTCGTTCCAatactctggtcataaaccgatttggccgtaaactgaagcaatttcccccataggattgtatgtaaatacaattaatccgttccagaccatacgaactgtatgtaaatatatttttttaaagatttttaagcacaaatatagttaattaaaccatagaatgcacaccgtaataataaactaaatgtaaaaacattgaataacactgagaaaaccttaaacaacagagaaaactaacattgcaagagtttgcgctatagccttacgacccgatcgctgtacaaacacttttttttaatgagttttaagcacaggggaaaaaaaaggaacatttgaacaaatccaaactttatttaaaaaccaaccacaagcaaccaagaaagtaacattgcagcagttcatgttatagccttacaacccgattgcagggaaaaaaaatgaacatttgaaaaatctgtaacttaataaacaaccaagaaaagtaacattgcaacaattcacgctacgaactgaaaaatgaacatctgaaaaatctgtaatacaaaaactaaccataaaccaccaagaaaactaaccttgcaggagtcgagttctggcatgaagtgaggaggacctgggtggagaggaggttacagtgcttaactgcaaaagcacacgaaatactgtagagcacaaagagttcacaggtaaagcacacacgtctgactgagaacaatgaacagggagaggcttaaatacagtaattggcgcgtacgaaccggaagggaaatgaaataaagcacaaagagttcacagcgaaagcacgcacgcacgtgcaagcacgcacgtctgaccgagaacaatgcaacacgtgcggaaatcatcgacgCGCACAAActaaaagggaaactggcttgttcgtatacagagtgtatggtcgtgaaccgaggcaaaagtttggcgaacatttttggttgtaaaccgatttgtacgtgtacagagacgttcatgaaccaaggttccactgtatatagagttCTACTcattgcaagtgtgtgtgtgtctgtccggcccggaagtgagacgtAGAGTCGGGGTGAGGGCTCCAGCTCTGAGGATACGTAAGCAAGGCCATCACACTGGCAaaaagaaaatagatagatagatagatagatagatagatagatagatagatagatagatagatagatagatagatagatagatagatagatagatagatagatagatagatagatagatagatagatagatagatagatagatagatagatagatagatagatagatactttattaatcccaaggggaaattcaaatactccagcagcaccttactgatacaaaaacaatattaaattaaagattgataataatgcaggtaaaaacagacaacaactttatataatgttaacgtttacccctaaACGTTTTCTTAGGATACCTGCTAAGAAagacactcgcttagctgctaatgcacaaacgatgcaagcacgtcggcaacacGAATCCTCATAGCAGAGAGATGCCCAGGGTAGTTGTGACGATTTCAATATTTTCTAGGACCCCGCacagttagtatatagcaggcgactaccagcattctttatgtttaagcagcaccgcgcccctgttgcttttgaaattagatAGAGCTGGCCGGTTCCGAACTTCAACTGCGTGATaacatatagggtggtccagatctaattatgcaattttcattacgctataacttattaagtttattacatagagaattcacagcacctccCCTGCACATAGAcagttcacttaaaattctttttgttgccgatagatggtagcacctgccctgcattccaaaatggcggggagacggttgtcagtggAACAGTTGCATAagtagatctggaccaccctgtacatgcAAGACAAGGACATTAGTGaatctttattgtttgttaatttatttttatttttaaagttgtgttttattttttacttatgtttttctcaaacaattaaaaaaaaaaacactttattttcctcccgggcaacgctgggtatttcagctagccTGCTATACAAATCTACTACAGACGAAGGCCATACATAATTTAAAGGCCACATATATGCAGCAAAACCTTAACCTCTTACTTattgatatatttatttgttgattcattttaatgtgcacaattAAGCACGCCCCTTGTgggaaataaatgtatttatatgacATTGACAGTTTAAGTGGCTCACGCAGAGCCACACAATGAGTTAGTCACAGAGATTCAGCCGGTACCATCATTCGTTACAGTCTAACACTAGTCGTTACATTTTTAGTACAATCAATAAATGCTTATACATTCTCATTGGTCCAAAACATGCAGCTAAATTTTGCTCAAACAAAACCTTTCAGAATAactaaatgattttttaaaaaccaTGAACAGAAATAAACATCAAGTACAGGCTGGTGATCTGCATGACAACAAAGATGATACACTGGGTTACTTACCATGACATGGCCTTCATCCCTCTGAGGCATTCCAGGGGTTTGCAGTGGTTTTACGTATAAAGCCGGATTCAGACATTCTGTAAAGCTTCACGCTTGGTTCAATAATCTCCCCTCCTCTCTTCTTTGCACCCAGGACCTCTCCCTCCTCCGCCACCTAGTGGTAGGAATGGGAGCAGCATGAAGTCATCTTCGgggccaccaccaccaccaccacctaacaGGCCCGGAGTTGATTCACCCAGAGGAGGGTCCAGACCTCCTCTGCCTCCTGACCGACCAGGAGTTGGAGCTccgccgccaccaccaccacccatgAGGAACGGCTTTCAGGAACACCAGCAGCTGATGAATGAAGGTACTCGATGCCATTTGTGTTTGTCACTAGTTGTCAATAAATGTTAACACACTAGGTGTCTGACCATCTGTGTAGGTTACTATTATATCACATTGGTATCTTCAACATTAAAGATTTTAGAAAAACTAAAGCTCCTAGCAATCTTGTGAATGAAGTCCATAAGTTCTTTACACCTTTAGTACATGAAATGGAAAATGTGCCTTTATGTTAGCAGTCCACGTGAAGTTATATCTGAATTGGAACTTTGGTTCCACTAAACTCAGGAGAAACTCAGTTAGGCCTTCAAAAATGTCAAACCTTCTGCAGCAGATAGATTTTGGGTCCATTGCTTGTCCACAGAAATACAACTCGGAGCTTACATTCTCCTTGAGGGCACAAGTATGTTCGCCCTGCCATAAACAGTCAAATCTTTAGGTTGCAATATCAATGGACGAAAAATAAATGTCTATAAAAGTATAACCACCCAAATAAGCTGCACTTTAGTAATAACCAGGCCTATTAAATAACTGACTGTTGATCTTTTACTAACCTTCATTTTTTTGTACGTAAAAATAtacagaatcttcttcttcttcttctttcgtctgctcccatttaggggtcgccacagcagatctcCCGTCTCCATctctccctgtcttttacatcgttctctgccacaccgactgccttcatgtcctcccttaccacatctataaacctcctctttggccttcctcttatcCTCTGGCCTGGTGGTTCCATCCTCCATATTCCTTTcccgatgtacccctcatctctcttcTGCTCTTATCAAAATCATCTCAGTGGAACCTCTCTCACTTAGTCACCAAACTgtcgtacctgtgttgtccctctgaTACACTCGTTGCTAATCCTGTATACTCTTGTTACTCTGAGTGAAAATCGTGGCATCTTCAACTCCACTACGTCCAGTTCTGCCTCCTGTCTTCtcatcagtgccaccgtctccagtccacacatcatggctggtctcactgccatcttatagaccttccctttcactcttgcaggtgCTCTTCTATCACAAACCACTAACACCACTCTCCTCCGCCCAGCCCACCCTGCTCATACACtctctttcacctctcttctgccgcacttaaaaatataaagaataatgGAGAAGAAAGAATTTTCCAAGCATTAAACATCTGATAGAAAATAGTTTTTAGCTTGGGTCCTGcttactgtgttttgagttattttGTGGTTCCTGTTAGAGAAGAATTCAGTATGAAGGTTTCTATGTGttgatttattttga
This region of Erpetoichthys calabaricus chromosome 8, fErpCal1.3, whole genome shotgun sequence genomic DNA includes:
- the wipf1a gene encoding WAS/WASL-interacting protein family member 1a isoform X1, with amino-acid sequence MPVPPPPGPPPPPGPPPPPTLNQANTEKPSLSRSEQQGRNALLSDISKGRKLKKAVTNDRSAPVFDKPKGSGGGGGGGGGGGGGGGGGGFGGGGGGGGGGGGGGFGGGGGGSPGGLGGLFHGGMPKLRSAGNRDNADSGGVRPPVLPPGGRSTTAKPFGSGPPTPSRFPGPSSPSPRNNDPPRSRMTPPRPDNAGGPPPVPSTPRPSTGGLQPRGPPPVPGGGRAQSQGAGPPPPSLPNRNPGPPLPGSSPFNRQPSFSSVAAPSSNRPPLPPAPSRPTEDRPPPLPAGGRPSLTRDSPLPPPPPASINSRPQVPSAPRPSMSSAAPPPPPPWRSTPPAPPPNNPCADEEIPRLPQRSQSLNNHAPTPPPLSGRSGPLPPPPPLNERPPPPARELPGKSGPLPPPPPSGRNGSSMKSSSGPPPPPPPNRPGVDSPRGGSRPPLPPDRPGVGAPPPPPPPMRNGFQEHQQLMNEDEWEGRFSFHPLSDLPPPEPYIPSPKTYPSKIGRSENQSSGRKERGAPPLPPIPR
- the wipf1a gene encoding WAS/WASL-interacting protein family member 1a isoform X2, whose product is MPVPPPPGPPPPPGPPPPPTLNQANTEKPSLSRSEQQGRNALLSDISKGRKLKKAVTNDRSAPVFDKPKGSGGGGGGGGGGGGGGGGGGFGGGSPGGLGGLFHGGMPKLRSAGNRDNADSGGVRPPVLPPGGRSTTAKPFGSGPPTPSRFPGPSSPSPRNNDPPRSRMTPPRPDNAGGPPPVPSTPRPSTGGLQPRGPPPVPGGGRAQSQGAGPPPPSLPNRNPGPPLPGSSPFNRQPSFSSVAAPSSNRPPLPPAPSRPTEDRPPPLPAGGRPSLTRDSPLPPPPPASINSRPQVPSAPRPSMSSAAPPPPPPWRSTPPAPPPNNPCADEEIPRLPQRSQSLNNHAPTPPPLSGRSGPLPPPPPLNERPPPPARELPGKSGPLPPPPPSGRNGSSMKSSSGPPPPPPPNRPGVDSPRGGSRPPLPPDRPGVGAPPPPPPPMRNGFQEHQQLMNEDEWEGRFSFHPLSDLPPPEPYIPSPKTYPSKIGRSENQSSGRKERGAPPLPPIPR